From the genome of Carassius gibelio isolate Cgi1373 ecotype wild population from Czech Republic chromosome A16, carGib1.2-hapl.c, whole genome shotgun sequence, one region includes:
- the LOC128031081 gene encoding tetratricopeptide repeat protein 24-like isoform X2: protein MASDGSPVKDAREKQKKKKKKKSGTDRADVEETDAQQEIQRLTAAGHAALQSGHNNTALQSFRSALKAASKLREKRLQRRCAFNLGAAYVEAGEPQKGLDVLSRSQPGERGERIADLQFNLATAHEALGDRTQAARHYLQAAQLYRSQGDAGAEGHTCVRLAHCHLLREEWDEAVASFQRAAESYKLAGNTSAAALALKDAGKHMLQSGRSSGDDIISVLTDSLEMSSGMSDPETLGKLLSDVALSFSQMRLFSEASDCYEQAIPLVSSKPHRLAVVLQNLGAVYNALGQYQQSLRFHREAAALHGSLGSRGAQGRCFSNLGFALVELGELEEAWESYLHAQQAFRDTDDPSGQWQACEGLGGIKIKMRDPDKAAMYYKDALRLLCKCQDVSGSVQERLVSELSEALQQKLLLQQRGAASRRVVPEPHHTRRTTAVRSDLQRWRREMPNGENAPHGKQHSQTTTSSQTHLQQEPERERADHHSALPEANRNLNNTYDKAEENQQILPSAHGDVSAESVEPRPVRMNGTHPLVRSKVTPPLTQPDSDEATPLARRLKSRFCTVM, encoded by the exons ATGGCCTCTGATGGGTCTCCAGTCAAAGATGCTCGagagaagcagaagaagaagaagaaaaagaagagcgGGACGGACAGAGCTGATGTGGAGGAGACAGATGCTCAGCAGGAGATCCAGAGACTGACCGCAGCTGGACATGCAGCTCTGCAGAGCGGACACAACAACACAGCGCTGCAGAGCTTCAGGAGCGCGCTTAAGGCTGCATCTAAG CTCAGAGAGAAGAGACTGCAGCGCAGGTGTGCGTTTAATCTGGGCGCGGCGTACGTGGAGGCGGGCGAGCCTCAGAAAGGGCTGGATGTCCTGTCACGCTCACAGCCGGGCGAGAGAGGCGAGAGGATCGCAGACCTGCAGTTTAACCTGGCCACGGCCCACGAGGCTCTGGGGGACCGGACGCAGGCGGCGAGACACTATCTGCAGGCCGCACAGCTGTACAGATCACAGGGAGACGCCGGGGCCGAGGGACACACCTGCGTCAGACTCGCACACTGCCACCTGCTGAGAGAG GAGTGGGACGAGGCTGTAGCTAGCTTCCAGCGAGCCGCTGAGAGTTATAAACTAGCGGGAAACACATCTGCAGCTGCGCTGGCACTGAAGGATGCTGGGAAACACATGCTGCAGAGCGGCCGCAGCTCCGGCGATGACATCATCAGCGTGCTGACCGACAGCCTGGAGATGAGCAGCGGCATGAGCGATCCGGAGACGCTGG GGAAGCTGCTGAGTGACGTGGCTCTGAGTTTCTCTCAGATGAGGCTGTTCTCCGAGGCGTCCGATTGTTACGAGCAGGCGATTCCTCTGGTCTCCTCCAAACCGCACAGACTGGCTGTGGTTCTGCAGAATCTGGGCGCCGTCTACAACGCTCTGGGTCAGTACCAGCAGTCCCTGAGGTTCCACCGAGAGGCAGCGGCGCTCCacg GATCTCTGGGCAGCCGAGGAGCTCAGGGTCGCTGCTTCAGTAATCTGGGGTTTGCTCTGGTGGAGCTGGGAGAACTGGAGGAGGCGTGGGAGAGTTACCTACACGCACAACAGGCCTTCAGAGACACCG atGACCCGTCCGGTCAGTGGCAGGCCTGTGAGGGTCTCGGTGGGATCAAAATAAAGATGAGGGACCCAGATAAAGCTGCCATGTACTATAAAGATGCGCTTCGACTGCTGTGTAAATGCCAG GACGTGTCTGGGTCAGTGCAGGAGCGTCTGGTCAGTGAACTGAGTGAAGCGTTACAGCAGAAGCTGCTCCTACAGCAG AGAGGAGCAGCATCACGACGGGTCGTCCCAGAGCCACATCACACCCGACG GACGACGGCTGTGAGGTCTGACCTCCAGCGGTGGAGGAGAGAGATGCCAAACGGAGAGAACGCACCGC ACGGGAAGCAGCACAGCCAAACCACGACATCGTCACAGACACACCTGCAGCAAGAACCAGAGCGAGAACGAGCTGATCATCACAGTGCACTTCCAGAGGCCaacag GAATCTGAATAACACGTATGATAAAGCAGAGGAGAATCAGCAGATCCTCCCATCAGCACACG GTGACGTGTCTGCTGAATCTGTGGAGCCAAGGCCTGTACGGATGAACGG CACACACCCATTGGTCAGGAGCAAGGTGACTCCGCCCCTCACTCAGCCTGACAGTGATGAGGCCACGCCCCTGGCGAGGAGACTGAAGTCCAGATTCTGCACGGTCATGTGA
- the LOC128031081 gene encoding tetratricopeptide repeat protein 24-like isoform X1 — MASDGSPVKDAREKQKKKKKKKSGTDRADVEETDAQQEIQRLTAAGHAALQSGHNNTALQSFRSALKAASKLREKRLQRRCAFNLGAAYVEAGEPQKGLDVLSRSQPGERGERIADLQFNLATAHEALGDRTQAARHYLQAAQLYRSQGDAGAEGHTCVRLAHCHLLREEWDEAVASFQRAAESYKLAGNTSAAALALKDAGKHMLQSGRSSGDDIISVLTDSLEMSSGMSDPETLGKLLSDVALSFSQMRLFSEASDCYEQAIPLVSSKPHRLAVVLQNLGAVYNALGQYQQSLRFHREAAALHGSLGSRGAQGRCFSNLGFALVELGELEEAWESYLHAQQAFRDTDDPSGQWQACEGLGGIKIKMRDPDKAAMYYKDALRLLCKCQDVSGSVQERLVSELSEALQQKLLLQQRGAASRRVVPEPHHTRRTTAVRSDLQRWRREMPNGENAPPDGKQHSQTTTSSQTHLQQEPERERADHHSALPEANRNLNNTYDKAEENQQILPSAHGDVSAESVEPRPVRMNGTHPLVRSKVTPPLTQPDSDEATPLARRLKSRFCTVM; from the exons ATGGCCTCTGATGGGTCTCCAGTCAAAGATGCTCGagagaagcagaagaagaagaagaaaaagaagagcgGGACGGACAGAGCTGATGTGGAGGAGACAGATGCTCAGCAGGAGATCCAGAGACTGACCGCAGCTGGACATGCAGCTCTGCAGAGCGGACACAACAACACAGCGCTGCAGAGCTTCAGGAGCGCGCTTAAGGCTGCATCTAAG CTCAGAGAGAAGAGACTGCAGCGCAGGTGTGCGTTTAATCTGGGCGCGGCGTACGTGGAGGCGGGCGAGCCTCAGAAAGGGCTGGATGTCCTGTCACGCTCACAGCCGGGCGAGAGAGGCGAGAGGATCGCAGACCTGCAGTTTAACCTGGCCACGGCCCACGAGGCTCTGGGGGACCGGACGCAGGCGGCGAGACACTATCTGCAGGCCGCACAGCTGTACAGATCACAGGGAGACGCCGGGGCCGAGGGACACACCTGCGTCAGACTCGCACACTGCCACCTGCTGAGAGAG GAGTGGGACGAGGCTGTAGCTAGCTTCCAGCGAGCCGCTGAGAGTTATAAACTAGCGGGAAACACATCTGCAGCTGCGCTGGCACTGAAGGATGCTGGGAAACACATGCTGCAGAGCGGCCGCAGCTCCGGCGATGACATCATCAGCGTGCTGACCGACAGCCTGGAGATGAGCAGCGGCATGAGCGATCCGGAGACGCTGG GGAAGCTGCTGAGTGACGTGGCTCTGAGTTTCTCTCAGATGAGGCTGTTCTCCGAGGCGTCCGATTGTTACGAGCAGGCGATTCCTCTGGTCTCCTCCAAACCGCACAGACTGGCTGTGGTTCTGCAGAATCTGGGCGCCGTCTACAACGCTCTGGGTCAGTACCAGCAGTCCCTGAGGTTCCACCGAGAGGCAGCGGCGCTCCacg GATCTCTGGGCAGCCGAGGAGCTCAGGGTCGCTGCTTCAGTAATCTGGGGTTTGCTCTGGTGGAGCTGGGAGAACTGGAGGAGGCGTGGGAGAGTTACCTACACGCACAACAGGCCTTCAGAGACACCG atGACCCGTCCGGTCAGTGGCAGGCCTGTGAGGGTCTCGGTGGGATCAAAATAAAGATGAGGGACCCAGATAAAGCTGCCATGTACTATAAAGATGCGCTTCGACTGCTGTGTAAATGCCAG GACGTGTCTGGGTCAGTGCAGGAGCGTCTGGTCAGTGAACTGAGTGAAGCGTTACAGCAGAAGCTGCTCCTACAGCAG AGAGGAGCAGCATCACGACGGGTCGTCCCAGAGCCACATCACACCCGACG GACGACGGCTGTGAGGTCTGACCTCCAGCGGTGGAGGAGAGAGATGCCAAACGGAGAGAACGCACCGC CAGACGGGAAGCAGCACAGCCAAACCACGACATCGTCACAGACACACCTGCAGCAAGAACCAGAGCGAGAACGAGCTGATCATCACAGTGCACTTCCAGAGGCCaacag GAATCTGAATAACACGTATGATAAAGCAGAGGAGAATCAGCAGATCCTCCCATCAGCACACG GTGACGTGTCTGCTGAATCTGTGGAGCCAAGGCCTGTACGGATGAACGG CACACACCCATTGGTCAGGAGCAAGGTGACTCCGCCCCTCACTCAGCCTGACAGTGATGAGGCCACGCCCCTGGCGAGGAGACTGAAGTCCAGATTCTGCACGGTCATGTGA
- the LOC128031070 gene encoding uncharacterized protein LOC128031070 isoform X2, which translates to MSRRVEVIINSLTPRDQDEPPLHITESKPGEHPGVKGFLMIHPEVLGWLEILTGSMVSGLVYWNYDLWLLIPACFVILIGVITATAACTHNRCLVLNLLNICNVLAAIIVFFVVFFLGILKDMLFGHLLRSRFLNGLSESYPSLPVNISFVACNILALIFSLLIIMTLCCWCKTRKRLMVIHMNAASPAAVSDVVDHPCPESSPPGYSPVPSSDPPAYEEERLSTLSGVSAQEWAMRKWKRELQRSRKPIQV; encoded by the exons atgtcCAGAAGAGTGGAGGTGATCATCAACTCCTTAACTCCGCGGGATCAGGATGAGCCTCCTCTTCACATCACAGAGTCGAAGCCCGGAGAGCATCCAGGAGTGAAGGGCTTCCTGATGATCCACCCGGAGGTGCTGGGG TGGCTGGAGATCCTGACTGGGTCCATGGTGTCAGGACTTGTCTACTGGAATTACGATCTCTGGCTGTTAATACCGGCTTGCTTT GTGATTTTAATAGGAGTCATCACAGCTACAGCTGCATGCACCCACAACCGCTGTCTG GTGCTGAATCTGCTTAATATCTGCAATGTGCTGGCGGCCATCATCGTGTTTTTCGTCGTATTCTTCTTAGGGATTCTTAAGGATATG ctttttggacatttactCCGTTCTCGTTTCCTGAATGGCCTTTCTGAGAGTTACCCATCTCTGCCCGTAAACATCTCTTTCGTCGCCTGTAACATTCTGGCGCTCATCTTCTCACTTCTCATCATCATGACGTTGTGCTGCTGGTGTAAAACG AGAAAGCGTCTGATGGTCATCCACATGAACGCAGCTTCACCGGCAGCGGTCAGTGACGTCGTGGATCATCCGTGTCCAGAATCCTCCCCCCCGGGCTATAGTCCAGTCCCGTCTTCAGATCCGCCGGCCTACGAG GAGGAACGACTCTCGACGCTTTCTGGAGTTTCTGCTCAGGAGTGGGCCATGAGGAAATGGAAAAGAGAACTACAGCGCAGCCGAAAACCCATCCAAGTCTGA
- the LOC128031070 gene encoding uncharacterized protein LOC128031070 isoform X1 codes for MSRRVEVIINSLTPRDQDEPPLHITESKPGEHPGVKGFLMIHPEVLGWLEILTGSMVSGLVYWNYDLWLLIPACFVILIGVITATAACTHNRCLVITSQVLNLLNICNVLAAIIVFFVVFFLGILKDMLFGHLLRSRFLNGLSESYPSLPVNISFVACNILALIFSLLIIMTLCCWCKTRKRLMVIHMNAASPAAVSDVVDHPCPESSPPGYSPVPSSDPPAYEEERLSTLSGVSAQEWAMRKWKRELQRSRKPIQV; via the exons atgtcCAGAAGAGTGGAGGTGATCATCAACTCCTTAACTCCGCGGGATCAGGATGAGCCTCCTCTTCACATCACAGAGTCGAAGCCCGGAGAGCATCCAGGAGTGAAGGGCTTCCTGATGATCCACCCGGAGGTGCTGGGG TGGCTGGAGATCCTGACTGGGTCCATGGTGTCAGGACTTGTCTACTGGAATTACGATCTCTGGCTGTTAATACCGGCTTGCTTT GTGATTTTAATAGGAGTCATCACAGCTACAGCTGCATGCACCCACAACCGCTGTCTG GTGATCACTTCTCAGGTGCTGAATCTGCTTAATATCTGCAATGTGCTGGCGGCCATCATCGTGTTTTTCGTCGTATTCTTCTTAGGGATTCTTAAGGATATG ctttttggacatttactCCGTTCTCGTTTCCTGAATGGCCTTTCTGAGAGTTACCCATCTCTGCCCGTAAACATCTCTTTCGTCGCCTGTAACATTCTGGCGCTCATCTTCTCACTTCTCATCATCATGACGTTGTGCTGCTGGTGTAAAACG AGAAAGCGTCTGATGGTCATCCACATGAACGCAGCTTCACCGGCAGCGGTCAGTGACGTCGTGGATCATCCGTGTCCAGAATCCTCCCCCCCGGGCTATAGTCCAGTCCCGTCTTCAGATCCGCCGGCCTACGAG GAGGAACGACTCTCGACGCTTTCTGGAGTTTCTGCTCAGGAGTGGGCCATGAGGAAATGGAAAAGAGAACTACAGCGCAGCCGAAAACCCATCCAAGTCTGA
- the LOC128030280 gene encoding leukocyte elastase inhibitor-like — protein sequence MCPSSNLLLLKLLLLCLAPLVNMECLSEANTQFSLNLFKNISEGNPSKNVFYSPISISFAFAMVSLGAKGNTAAQIFKVLGFTNPPTHCETPVPGVSMDQIHSSFSKLMKDLNKPGAPYVLSLANRLYAEQSYQFVEKFLNDTIKYYDAKLEEVDFKMNSEAARVDINEWVEEKTQEKIKDLLPQGSIGALTKLVLVNAIYFKGNWEKKFPKEDTRDGQFKLNKAQTKPVKMMNQKAEFPLAFISELNSQVLELPYVGTDLSMLIILPNEIQDKTTGLQELEKALTYEKLMEWTEPSKMRRQKVKVSLPRFKLEESYDLNRLLTSMGMEDVFNVQKVNLSGMSPNNDLVVTKALHKAFVEVNEEGTEAAAATGVVAGITSISENPVFIADHPFLFFIRHNPSNSILFYGRFCSP from the exons ATGTGTCCCTCTTCAAATCTGCTGTTATTGAAGCTACTACTGCTGTGTCTTGCTCCGCTTGTGAATATGGAGTGTTTATCTGAAGCAAACACACAGTTCTCTCTAAACCTGTTCAAGAACATCAGTGAAGGGAACCCCTCAAAAAATGTGTTCTACTCTCCGATCAGCATCTCCTTTGCTTTCGCCATGGTGTCGCTCGGAGCCAAAGGAAACACCGCGGCGCAGATATTTAAG GTCTTGGGTTTTACCAATCCTCCCACACACTGTGAGACTCCAGTACCTGGCGTTTCAATGGACCAAATTCATTCCAGCTTCAGCAAGCTCATGAAGGACCTGAACAAACCAGGAGCGCCGTATGTGTTGAGTCTCGCCAACCGTCTCTACGCAGAACAATCCTACCAGTTTGTCGAG AAATTCCTTAATGATACAATAAAATACTATGACGCCAAACTGGAGGAGGTGGATTTCAAGATGAATTCAGAGGCTGCTCGAGTCGACATCAACGAATGGGTGGAggaaaaaacacaag AGAAGATCAAGGACTTGCTCCCACAGGGATCCATCGGTGCATTGACGAAACTGGTCTTGGTGAACGCCATCTACTTCAAGGGGAACTGGGAGAAGAAATTCCCAAAGGAAGACACCAGAGATGGACAGTTTAAGCTGAACAAG GCTCAAACTAAACCAGTGAAGATGATGAATCAGAAGGCAGAGTTTCCTCTGGCCTTCATCTCCGAGTTGAACAGTCAGGTTCTGGAGCTGCCGTATGTCGGGACGGACCTCAGTATGTTGATCATCCTCCCGAACGAAATCCAAGACAAAACCACTGGCCTTCAGGAG CTTGAAAAGGCACTGACCTACGAGAAGCTCATGGAGTGGACCGAACCCAGCAAGATGCGTCGGCAGAAAGTTAAAGTTTCTCTGCCCAGATTCAAGCTGGAGGAAAGCTATGACCTGAACCGTCTTCTGACCAGCATGGGGATGGAGGATGTCTTTAATGTGCAGAAGGTGAATCTTTCAGGCATGTCACCCAACAACGACCTGGTGGTGACGAAGGCGCTTCATAAAGCCTTTGTTGAAGTAAACGAGGAAGGAACCGAAGCGGCTGCAGCCACCGGCGTCGTGGCTGGAATAACCTCAATTTCGGAAAACCCAGTCTTTATTGCAGACCATCCCTTCCTTTTCTTCATCCGACACAATCCCTCCAACAGCATTCTGTTTTATGGACGCTTCTGTTCTCCTTGA